A portion of the Terriglobales bacterium genome contains these proteins:
- a CDS encoding alkaline phosphatase family protein, translating to DYLERYYDKFGEGGFRLLMDHGANFTDCRYDYANTRTAPGHATLFSGAYSDGHGIAGNEWWDPVLRKVVTSVEDDHYETLKPGGSQEIGTSPHNLMADTIGDELKLATAGKSRVFGISMKDRASIFPAGYSGNAGYWIDRIDGLWVSSSYYMKALPQWVVDFDASGPGKKYLNQEWKGPDGTVLDNTAPATNSTGQPLGFYDLVGKTPFANDYELDFVKELIKQEKLGSGPTTDLLSISLSANDILGHKVGPNDPKMAAMALALDRQLAEFFGFLKQQVGLDNVWIALSADHGIAPLVDDAQAMRIPGGYLDESSMAQQINQRLTARFPQVTGGPRCLRPEDAKRTNREGTPDFVAWMTWPIAYLCKDDFDVAKVGEAEAEQLVGDTFKQVAFLRAVYTRTQLTRGTLPATPYSEQYLHSISAYGGWYVVGQPAPFFIGSPSGTDHSTPYNYDAHVPLAFYGAPFKPGTYRGHSEPVDMVATFSALLGIERPTHSIGRVLTEALTTSR from the coding sequence GACTACCTGGAGCGCTACTACGACAAGTTCGGTGAAGGCGGCTTTCGGCTTCTCATGGATCACGGCGCCAACTTCACTGACTGTCGCTACGATTATGCGAACACGCGCACAGCTCCCGGTCACGCGACTCTTTTCTCCGGCGCGTACTCCGATGGACACGGCATCGCGGGCAATGAGTGGTGGGACCCCGTGTTGCGCAAAGTCGTTACTTCAGTCGAAGACGATCATTACGAAACACTGAAGCCTGGTGGATCGCAGGAGATAGGCACCTCTCCGCACAACTTAATGGCCGACACGATTGGCGACGAACTCAAGCTGGCGACAGCAGGCAAATCACGCGTCTTCGGTATTTCCATGAAGGATCGCGCGTCCATCTTCCCTGCCGGCTATTCCGGAAACGCCGGCTACTGGATCGATCGGATAGATGGGTTGTGGGTAAGCTCCAGCTACTACATGAAGGCATTGCCGCAATGGGTGGTGGACTTCGACGCGAGCGGTCCGGGCAAGAAATATCTCAACCAGGAGTGGAAGGGACCCGATGGCACTGTGCTCGACAACACAGCGCCTGCAACCAACAGCACCGGACAACCCCTCGGATTCTACGACTTGGTCGGCAAGACGCCATTCGCAAACGACTACGAACTCGATTTCGTAAAGGAACTGATCAAACAGGAGAAGCTGGGCAGCGGTCCGACCACTGATCTCTTATCTATCAGTCTTTCCGCGAACGACATCCTAGGCCACAAGGTTGGACCGAACGATCCCAAAATGGCAGCGATGGCGCTAGCGCTCGACCGGCAGCTTGCCGAGTTCTTTGGTTTTCTAAAGCAGCAGGTTGGACTGGACAACGTATGGATCGCGCTCTCAGCCGATCACGGCATCGCGCCGCTGGTCGATGACGCGCAGGCCATGCGCATTCCCGGCGGATATCTCGATGAATCGAGCATGGCGCAGCAAATCAATCAGCGGCTGACGGCTCGCTTCCCGCAGGTCACCGGCGGACCGCGCTGCTTGCGCCCGGAGGATGCCAAGCGCACCAATCGTGAAGGCACGCCGGATTTCGTCGCGTGGATGACATGGCCGATCGCGTATTTATGCAAAGACGACTTCGATGTCGCGAAGGTCGGTGAGGCTGAGGCTGAACAATTAGTCGGCGATACCTTCAAACAGGTAGCGTTCCTGCGCGCCGTCTACACGCGCACACAACTCACGCGAGGCACGCTGCCGGCTACTCCTTACAGCGAGCAGTACCTGCACAGCATCAGTGCGTACGGGGGGTGGTACGTCGTAGGGCAGCCGGCGCCATTCTTCATCGGCAGCCCTTCCGGCACAGACCACTCGACTCCCTATAACTACGATGCTCACGTGCCGCTGGCCTTTTATGGTGCACCGTTTAAGCCCGGCACCTATCGTGGGCATTCAGAACCAGTTGATATGGTCGCGACTTTCAGCGCACTGCTCGGGATTGAACGTCCGACGCATTCAATTGGGCGAGTCTTGACCGAGGCCCTGACGACATCCCGGTGA